Part of the Hippopotamus amphibius kiboko isolate mHipAmp2 chromosome 7, mHipAmp2.hap2, whole genome shotgun sequence genome, TGTgaagaaaacaagcagaaaaaaaaaaaaaaaaacagtaaaagttaaaattgaaaaaaacaaaaccaccaagCAGAGTTGTATCAATGAATTCTAGTACAATTCTTGTGTGTGCTTCtgttggcggggtggggggagggacacGACACGGGGGACGGACGGGGGTGAAAGGGAGGTACTCAGGGGAGCTGAAGGTTCTCCACGACTTCGTGACGGGAGGTCTAgtccccttccccctccagcAGTGGCCCATAACACATCCGTCCCTCTCTCACTTGTAGCTCCACCCCACTCATTTACTTGAGATTCCCACAAGTTCAGGGTTAGACTAGAGATGCAAATTAAAGTCGCGTCCAGGCCCTCAGGAAGAGGTAGGTGTGTTAGCAAACCAGTCTGCATGTGACCCCTCTTCTGTCTTCCCTTCCTATACTCACACCTCAGAATCTGGCCCCAGCCCTTCTCTCACCCCCGGGTCCTCAGCACACCCCGCCCCATATCCTCCTCTGGCTGCCCCCTCTCCTCAAACCTGGCCCAAAGGCTCGCTAAGCCCCGCCCTTCGGCAGGGCCCCGAGCCCCGCCCCTAGCCACGCACCCCGCCCCTCACTGTGCCCCCGCCGCACCGCGGCTCGTGCCAGAATGAAGATGGCTTCCTGTCCCGCGAGCGTCACGTCGGGGTCTGCCTTCACCAAGGCCTTCACTCGCGCCAGAGGCAGCCTCGAGAGACGAGCCCCGGGCGCACTCGTGGGGGCTTGGGGCTGCGGAGCCGCTGCGTCCCCACCGGCGCCCTCCTCCTCCCGAGGAGCCCCGTTTCCTGGCGCCACCGCCGCCATCCGGGCCCGAGCGTGCTGCGCGCGGCCGCCGACTGTGCGCGCGCAGGAGGCGCCCGCCCCTTTCCCGCGCGCAGTGGGAGCCACGCCCCCTACTGGCGCGTGACTCCGCCCTTCACGGGGCGGGGCGCTCTGGCGAGTTGCGCAAGGCGCCTGAGGAGTCTTTCGCGGTACTCTCACCGCTTCTGGGGTGTGGTGGTCTGGCTGGCCGTCCCCGGTCACTCGCACACGCCATCCTGCCTAGTGGAGCCCTCTTTTGAGAAACTTGATTGTAAAAGTAAAAGCAGTAATAGAAATATACATAGGAGAAACTTGAACAAGTTTATGTGCTACTGGAGGAGACTAAAATAGGGGCAATAAAAATGTAGGAGGGAAAAGAAATGTGATGAACATCATTTCAAcaattcttctctctttctcgtGACAAAACCTCATCAACATCAGTTAGGGTCCAATTAGGAGAAAGAAACCATATCAGGGTTTGAGCAAGGAAAGTAATTTGAACAGGAAGTTTAATATAAAAATCCCTAACTGTAAGAGGGGATTGACTATTGAGGAGCAAAGATAATTCTAAAGAATAGGGGAATTGCATGTATGCTCCCAGGGCTGGGGTAGAAAACCCAAGGATGGAATGAACACGGGAGAGCACCCTCTCCCACCAGAGCCGAGATCAAGATCTTGTTGCAAAGGGTGCAGCCACACCTCACTGAGCAGCAAAGTTGTTGAAGTGCCCCCTGGCAGGACTTATGGGCAATTCACCTTCTGGGGTGCTTCGGAAAGATGCCTAAGGAGAGGTGCTGCGCACTGCTGGCCGCTGTGCACTACAAAAACCTGCTCCCAAAATAAAGCACACTGGGACCAGGAAATGCCCCTTTTGTCCTCCACTGCACTCTGCTGATATAGCATAACATCATAACATCGTAATCATCTGGTTGAGGAGGAACGTTCTGACTTCACCAGCAAGCAATGAAGGTGGATCTGGAGCTAAGAGGCAACAGGCTGATTATGGCACATTAATCTGGGTTAAATTGAATCCTGTGACAATTCTACACTGACACCCCCGCAGCTGTATGTTGATAGAACAACAAAAACCGAACTGTCTGGTCTTGTCAGTCGTCAGTCTCAAGTGACAAACAGGGcagccagcaatcccaccacaTACTGCTCACTTGCCTACTCACCAGGTGATTATTTGACACCTTCTCCTTACTCCTCAAACATCACACCTTCTCCTCAATCCACTTGGCTCTCTCTGCTGATGACCTCGGTTGCTATGTtacaaagaaaatagaagcacTGAGAATGGAGCTTCTGCCAACTCTCTTCACCACGCCTACACACACCTAACAATACCTACACCCAGGTACTCTGCCTTCCCACCTGCTGCTGCACTGAAATGTCAGTGCTCATTTCCAAGCCCACCCCTTCCACCTTTGTCCATTAGATACCCAACCCTTCTTGCCTTCTCAAGGAAATCACTCTGGCATCTCTTCTCTCACGTGCTCTCCCTCTCCTACAGCATCAACTTTTCCTCCCTCTGCTGAACTATTCCTATTAGCATACATCTTtacaaaaaattcatttttgatcCCACACAACCCGCCCCCCAACTTCTGGCTTATTTCTTTGCTCTTATTTGCAACAAAAGTCTTTTGCAAACTTCTCTATATTCACTGTCTCCAATTATCCCTTTTCGCTCTCTCTTGCACTTACTCCAGGGAGGAATTTATCACCACCAGCCTACTGAGACTGTATTTTCAAGATCACCAATGACCAGGGCCATCCCTGATGTGCAGGAACCtagaaagatattttttcagGGCTCTTGCGTATCtaaacaatttgatttttaagtgaatttcAAAATTTATGGGCCCATGTTGTGTTGATATTTATCAATGAAGATTTAGAATCATCGATAGAGGTATTTACATATTTGTTCATTGTATTAAGACTGCACTTGAAGACTCTTCATAGAGTTCAGGCACCAATTATTCCTGTTCAGGTGCAGTAAAcatctttttatgcttttttggCTAATGTTATATCTCTCACAGCAAGAAAAAGGCAGCAACACAAGAGCGATACGAATTGCTTACAATGTCAGGGCTCTTTGAAACCTGTTTGTATTGAAACGATGTGCTTTGGggtttagatttttttgtttgttttttgtgccTCTGCCTAATACCATTTATTTAATGCTGGTAGCATCAATACTCATGATACTGCAACATAGATCATGGCACCTGTGCATACTTCTCAAAGGGTGCCTCTGTGCTTCACTAATGATGACCAAACAATGCAAGCCTTACCAAGCCTTATATGCATGCAAGTATGAACGATAATCCATTTTCTCATTATGTTAAACTTTCTGCTTGAAATTTTACAGTGTTAACGTAGAACAACACATCTTCAAACCACATGTTCTCTTGAATTCT contains:
- the POLE4 gene encoding DNA polymerase epsilon subunit 4 isoform X1, translated to MAAVAPGNGAPREEEGAGGDAAAPQPQAPTSAPGARLSRLPLARVKALVKADPDVTLAGQEAIFILARAAELFVETIAKDAYCCAQQGKRKTLQRRDLDNAIEAVDEFAFLEGTLD
- the POLE4 gene encoding DNA polymerase epsilon subunit 4 isoform X2; translated protein: MAAVAPGNGAPREEEGAGGDAAAPQPQAPTSAPGARLSRLPLARVKALVKADPDVTLAGQEAIFILARAAVRRGHSEGRGTVCGNHCKRCLLLCSARKEENPSEERFG